A window of the Streptomyces luomodiensis genome harbors these coding sequences:
- a CDS encoding MFS transporter: MTAPIADTAPDAPPGRPSGGHPRRWLILAVICLAQLTVLLDNTILNVAIPSLAREMDARTADIQWMINAYSLVQSGLLLTAGSAADRYGRKKMLIAGLALFGIGSLAASLAQSPGQLIAARAGMGIGGALLMTTTLAVVVQVFDEEERTKAIGLWGAVSSLGIAAGPLIGGSLLEHFWWGSIFLINLPVALLGLVAVVWMVPESKVPTGDRPDLLGALLSTIGMTSIVFAIISGPEHGWTSHRVLVSAVIGITVLTAFALWERRIPHPMLDMHFFRNRRFVGAVAGGILVAFGMGGSFFLLTQHLQFVLGYDALDAGLRTAPLAVVIVALNLTGIGARLLPKLGTALTVVGGMGLLAAGLAAIATLGADGYGGMLFGLVVMGAGIALAMPAMANAIMSAIPREKAGVGAGVNGTLTEFGNGLGVAVLGAVLNSRFASLLPAVAAGAGSLPAAVAAARTPEDREAVADAFASGVETSQLVGAAAVLAGGVLAALLLSRAERSSQESPAA, encoded by the coding sequence ATGACGGCACCGATCGCCGATACCGCCCCCGATGCCCCGCCCGGCCGACCGTCCGGTGGCCATCCCCGACGGTGGCTGATCCTCGCCGTCATCTGCCTGGCGCAGCTCACCGTGTTGCTGGACAACACGATCCTCAATGTGGCGATCCCCTCCCTGGCCAGGGAGATGGACGCCCGCACCGCCGACATCCAGTGGATGATCAACGCCTATTCGCTGGTCCAGTCCGGACTGCTGCTCACCGCGGGCAGCGCCGCCGACCGCTACGGGCGGAAGAAGATGCTGATCGCCGGGCTCGCCCTGTTCGGCATCGGATCGCTCGCCGCGTCGCTGGCGCAGAGCCCCGGTCAGCTGATCGCCGCCCGCGCGGGCATGGGGATCGGCGGAGCGCTGCTGATGACCACGACGCTGGCCGTCGTGGTGCAGGTCTTCGACGAGGAAGAACGGACCAAGGCCATCGGGCTGTGGGGCGCGGTCAGCTCCCTCGGGATCGCCGCGGGGCCGCTGATCGGCGGATCGCTGCTGGAGCACTTCTGGTGGGGGTCGATCTTCCTGATCAACCTGCCCGTCGCACTGCTCGGGCTGGTCGCCGTGGTCTGGATGGTGCCGGAGTCGAAGGTTCCGACCGGCGACCGCCCCGATCTGCTGGGCGCGCTGCTCTCCACGATCGGCATGACTTCGATCGTTTTCGCGATCATCTCCGGCCCTGAGCACGGCTGGACCTCCCACCGGGTGCTGGTCTCGGCCGTCATCGGCATCACCGTGCTGACCGCCTTCGCGCTCTGGGAGCGGCGTATCCCCCATCCGATGCTGGACATGCACTTCTTCCGCAACCGCCGGTTCGTGGGCGCGGTGGCGGGCGGCATTCTCGTCGCCTTCGGCATGGGCGGCTCGTTCTTCCTGCTCACCCAGCATCTGCAATTCGTGCTCGGCTATGACGCGTTGGACGCGGGGCTGCGCACCGCGCCGCTCGCGGTGGTGATCGTCGCGCTCAATCTCACCGGTATAGGAGCGCGGCTGCTGCCCAAGCTGGGCACCGCGCTGACGGTCGTCGGCGGGATGGGGCTGCTCGCGGCCGGTCTGGCCGCCATCGCGACGCTCGGCGCGGACGGCTACGGCGGGATGCTCTTCGGGCTGGTGGTGATGGGGGCCGGCATCGCGCTGGCCATGCCCGCGATGGCGAACGCCATCATGTCGGCCATCCCGCGGGAGAAGGCGGGGGTGGGCGCCGGGGTCAACGGCACGCTCACCGAATTCGGCAACGGGCTCGGCGTCGCCGTCCTGGGCGCGGTGCTGAACTCCCGCTTCGCCTCGCTGCTGCCCGCGGTCGCCGCCGGAGCGGGTTCGCTTCCGGCCGCCGTCGCCGCGGCTCGCACCCCAGAAGACCGGGAGGCCGTCGCGGACGCCTTCGCCTCCGGGGTCGAGACCAGCCAGCTGGTCGGCGCGGCGGCCGTGCTGGCGGGCGGGGTGCTGGCCGCGCTCCTGCTCAGCAGGGCCGAACGATCTTCACAGGAATCCCCGGCGGCATAG
- a CDS encoding MarR family winged helix-turn-helix transcriptional regulator, protein MATQRHYEELARQLSAIGTVKRGLARVLPADCPSGAAVVLMLLDRYGEMRMGKLAELLDIDMSVTSRHVAHVADRGWVDRKPDPLDRRSRLLSINTSGRTLLGEVSERYTNALASCLSDWSDEDVDRLNELLARLRTNFGDTRTRALPQQVASSTTRTPSQR, encoded by the coding sequence GTGGCCACACAGCGCCACTACGAGGAGCTGGCCCGGCAGCTCAGCGCCATCGGCACCGTCAAGCGCGGACTCGCCCGGGTCCTGCCGGCCGACTGCCCATCGGGCGCCGCCGTCGTCCTGATGCTCCTCGACCGCTACGGCGAGATGCGCATGGGAAAGCTCGCCGAGCTGCTCGACATCGACATGTCGGTGACCAGTCGGCACGTGGCACATGTCGCGGACCGCGGCTGGGTGGACCGCAAGCCCGACCCGCTCGACCGGCGGTCGCGGCTGCTGAGCATCAACACCAGTGGACGCACGCTGCTCGGTGAGGTGTCCGAGCGCTATACGAACGCACTCGCCAGCTGCCTGAGCGACTGGTCGGACGAGGACGTCGACCGGCTCAACGAACTTCTCGCCCGGTTGCGGACGAACTTCGGGGACACCCGGACCCGGGCTCTGCCGCAGCAGGTGGCGAGCAGCACCACCCGTACACCTTCGCAACGTTAA
- a CDS encoding bifunctional glycosyltransferase family 2/GtrA family protein, with translation MRTHTPLEAPPEIPLQTLPARGPVSVVPGRPVLDVVIPVYNEEADLEQCVRRLHDHLTRTFPYGFRITIADNASTDRTPELAARLDDTIEEVAAVRLEQKGRGRALRTVWSLSEAPVLAYMDVDLSTDLKALLPLVAPLISGHSDLAIGSRLARSSRVVRGPKREFISRAYNLILRGSLAARFSDAQCGFKAIRKDVAERLLPMVEDTGWFFDTEMLVLAERAGLRIHEVPVDWVDDPNSTVHIVKTATEDLKGVWRVGRALATGALPLDRVRRPFGDDPRDRELSGVPKGLARQLVGFCVVGALSTLIYLLLYSLFRLGTGPQVANALALLLSALGNTAANRRLTFGVRGRERAMRHQAQGLVVFGIGLVLTSGSLAALDAAPGTASHGTELAVLIAANLAATILRFLLFRAWVFPSDSGATIDDDPRNDNR, from the coding sequence ATGCGAACCCACACCCCTCTCGAGGCGCCGCCCGAGATCCCCCTGCAGACCTTGCCCGCCCGTGGGCCGGTGTCGGTCGTACCCGGCCGCCCGGTGCTGGACGTCGTCATCCCCGTCTACAACGAGGAAGCGGACCTCGAACAGTGCGTACGGCGGCTGCACGACCACCTGACCCGCACCTTTCCGTACGGCTTCCGGATCACCATCGCCGACAACGCCAGCACCGACCGCACCCCCGAGCTGGCGGCCCGCCTGGACGACACCATCGAGGAGGTGGCGGCGGTCCGGCTGGAGCAGAAGGGGCGCGGGCGGGCGCTGCGCACGGTGTGGTCGCTGTCCGAGGCGCCCGTGCTCGCCTATATGGACGTCGATCTGTCCACGGACCTCAAGGCGCTGCTGCCGCTGGTCGCCCCGCTGATCTCCGGGCACTCCGACCTGGCGATCGGATCACGGCTGGCGCGCAGCTCACGCGTGGTGCGCGGGCCCAAGCGCGAGTTCATCTCGCGGGCGTACAACCTGATCCTGCGCGGCAGCCTGGCCGCCCGCTTCTCCGACGCCCAGTGCGGTTTCAAGGCGATCCGTAAGGACGTCGCCGAACGGCTGCTGCCCATGGTCGAGGACACCGGGTGGTTCTTCGACACCGAGATGCTGGTGCTGGCCGAGCGGGCCGGGCTGCGCATCCACGAGGTGCCGGTGGACTGGGTCGACGACCCGAACAGCACGGTCCACATCGTGAAGACGGCCACCGAGGACCTCAAGGGGGTGTGGCGGGTGGGGCGCGCACTGGCCACCGGCGCGCTGCCGCTGGACCGGGTGCGCCGTCCGTTCGGCGACGATCCGCGCGACCGCGAGCTGAGCGGGGTGCCGAAGGGCCTGGCCCGCCAGCTGGTCGGGTTCTGCGTGGTCGGCGCGCTGAGCACGCTGATCTATCTGCTGCTGTACTCCCTCTTCCGGCTGGGCACCGGCCCGCAGGTGGCCAACGCGCTGGCGCTGCTGCTGTCGGCGCTCGGCAACACCGCGGCCAACCGGAGGCTCACCTTCGGCGTACGCGGCCGGGAGCGTGCGATGCGCCACCAGGCACAGGGGCTGGTCGTCTTCGGCATCGGCCTCGTGCTGACCAGCGGCTCCCTGGCCGCCCTGGACGCCGCCCCCGGCACCGCCTCGCACGGCACCGAACTGGCCGTGCTGATCGCGGCGAACCTCGCCGCGACCATCCTGCGCTTCCTGCTCTTCCGGGCCTGGGTCTTCCCGTCGGACAGCGGGGCCACCATCGACGACGACCCGAGGAACGACAACCGATGA
- a CDS encoding TetR/AcrR family transcriptional regulator — protein MATGSRVTRQRSSVWLSERKTPRRKGDQQPVGLDRVKIVAATMRLLDAEGLSGFSMRRLAAELGVTAMSVYWYVETKDHLLELALDAAMGEIALPIEAVRPAEGCADPLAEPRDWREQLRQLASEYRQVLVRHPWLSALLGEYLNIGPNSMTFSNAAQAVMRNSGLPDDKITSALALVYQFVYGFGTNEARFAARCRAAGLSQDELFHDVMNLVEDRPEFDEPRQIMEARGGDTVEEMRDREFTFALDLAIAGIEALRTP, from the coding sequence ATGGCTACCGGCAGCCGCGTCACCCGCCAGCGGTCCAGCGTCTGGCTCTCAGAGCGCAAGACCCCCAGGCGCAAGGGCGATCAGCAGCCGGTCGGACTCGACCGTGTGAAGATCGTCGCGGCGACGATGCGGCTGCTGGACGCCGAGGGGCTGTCCGGCTTCTCGATGCGGCGGCTCGCGGCGGAGCTCGGCGTGACCGCCATGTCGGTCTACTGGTACGTGGAGACCAAGGACCATCTGCTCGAACTCGCCCTCGACGCCGCCATGGGCGAGATAGCCCTGCCCATCGAGGCCGTCCGTCCCGCCGAGGGCTGTGCGGACCCCCTGGCCGAGCCGCGGGACTGGCGCGAGCAGCTGCGCCAACTCGCCTCCGAGTACCGCCAGGTGCTGGTCCGCCACCCATGGCTGTCGGCGCTGCTGGGGGAGTACCTCAACATCGGGCCCAACTCGATGACGTTCTCCAACGCCGCACAGGCCGTGATGCGCAACAGCGGACTGCCGGATGACAAGATCACCAGCGCGCTGGCCCTCGTCTACCAGTTCGTCTACGGATTCGGCACCAACGAGGCCCGCTTCGCCGCCCGCTGCCGGGCGGCGGGGCTCAGCCAGGACGAGCTCTTCCACGACGTGATGAACTTGGTCGAGGACCGCCCGGAGTTCGACGAGCCCCGGCAGATCATGGAAGCCCGTGGCGGCGACACGGTCGAGGAAATGCGCGACCGGGAGTTCACCTTCGCCCTGGACCTGGCGATCGCCGGTATCGAGGCCCTACGGACCCCGTAA
- a CDS encoding YceI family protein has protein sequence MTTTGAGASGGAGLRARIRTRDGWAVQHAVLTVTDMTGAQVLRAQADGEGTVRTDEPLPAGPYTVIATAVGYAPVASTAIVTASGRVDLGTVVLARQGGVELPPPGVWTLDPAHSTVAAVAQHLGISSVHGRFTEFSGRIEVAEDVEKSRVEAVIQAASIDTGNTMRDGHLKSPDFLNVEEFPQLTYRSSHLSAAGPDRWTVHGELAMHGVVRDVDLDLTYLGTGPDPWGGVRAAFRATAELRREDFAMNYNQVVAAGIAAIGTTLRVELDIQAVQGEGLPTA, from the coding sequence ATGACGACCACAGGAGCAGGAGCAAGCGGGGGAGCGGGGCTGCGGGCCCGGATCCGCACCCGTGACGGCTGGGCGGTCCAGCACGCGGTGCTGACCGTCACCGATATGACGGGCGCGCAGGTGCTGCGCGCGCAGGCCGACGGAGAAGGCACCGTGCGGACCGACGAGCCGCTGCCGGCCGGGCCGTACACGGTCATCGCCACCGCGGTCGGCTACGCCCCCGTCGCGTCCACGGCGATCGTCACCGCCTCGGGGCGGGTCGACCTGGGCACGGTGGTGCTGGCGCGGCAGGGCGGGGTGGAGCTTCCCCCGCCCGGCGTGTGGACGCTCGACCCGGCGCATTCGACGGTGGCCGCGGTCGCCCAGCATCTGGGGATCTCCAGCGTGCACGGGCGGTTCACGGAGTTCAGCGGGCGGATCGAGGTCGCCGAGGACGTCGAGAAGTCGCGCGTCGAGGCGGTCATCCAGGCAGCCAGCATCGACACCGGCAACACCATGCGGGACGGCCATCTGAAGTCGCCCGACTTCCTCAATGTGGAGGAGTTCCCGCAGCTGACGTACCGGAGCTCGCATCTGAGCGCCGCCGGGCCGGACCGCTGGACGGTCCACGGCGAGTTGGCGATGCACGGCGTCGTCCGCGACGTGGACCTGGACCTGACGTATCTGGGCACCGGCCCGGACCCGTGGGGCGGAGTGCGGGCGGCCTTCCGGGCCACCGCGGAGCTGCGCCGCGAGGACTTCGCGATGAACTACAACCAGGTGGTCGCGGCGGGCATCGCGGCGATCGGCACCACCCTGCGGGTCGAGCTCGACATACAGGCGGTGCAGGGCGAGGGGCTCCCCACGGCCTGA
- a CDS encoding RNA polymerase sigma factor SigF codes for MSVELGSSKVLTNDAPHMPDDCDAIDTRTLSRSLFLRLATLDKDSAEAGYVRDTLIELNLPLVRYAAARFRSRNEPMEDIVQVGTIGLIKAIDRFDCERGVEFPTFAMPTVVGEIKRFFRDTSWSVRVPRRLQELRLALTKASDELSQKLDRSPTVTELATALGVSEEDVVDGLAVGNAYTASSLDSPSPEDDGGEGSLADRLGYEDSALEGVEYRESLKPLLAKLPPRERQIIMLRFFANMTQSQIGEEVGISQMHVSRLLTRTLAQLREGLISD; via the coding sequence ATGTCCGTAGAACTGGGCAGCTCGAAGGTGCTCACCAACGACGCACCGCACATGCCTGACGACTGCGACGCCATCGACACCCGCACCCTCTCCCGCTCCCTCTTCCTGCGGCTCGCCACACTCGACAAGGACAGTGCGGAGGCCGGCTACGTCCGTGACACCCTCATCGAGCTGAACCTCCCGCTCGTCCGCTACGCGGCGGCCCGGTTCCGCAGCCGTAACGAGCCGATGGAGGACATCGTCCAGGTCGGCACCATCGGCCTGATCAAGGCGATCGACCGCTTCGACTGCGAACGGGGCGTGGAGTTCCCGACGTTCGCCATGCCGACCGTCGTGGGCGAGATCAAGCGGTTCTTCCGGGACACCAGCTGGTCGGTGCGGGTGCCGCGGCGGCTGCAGGAGCTGCGGCTGGCGCTGACCAAGGCCAGTGACGAGCTGTCGCAGAAGCTCGACCGCTCCCCGACCGTCACCGAGCTCGCCACGGCGCTGGGCGTCTCCGAGGAGGACGTGGTCGACGGCCTCGCGGTGGGCAATGCCTACACGGCCAGCTCGCTGGACTCCCCATCCCCCGAGGACGACGGCGGCGAGGGGTCGCTCGCCGACCGGCTGGGGTATGAGGACAGCGCGCTGGAGGGCGTGGAGTACCGCGAGTCGCTCAAGCCCCTGCTGGCCAAGCTGCCGCCGCGCGAGCGCCAGATCATCATGCTGCGCTTCTTCGCCAACATGACGCAGTCGCAAATCGGCGAAGAGGTCGGGATCTCCCAGATGCATGTCTCACGGCTGCTCACCCGGACCCTGGCCCAGCTGCGCGAGGGTCTGATCTCGGACTGA
- a CDS encoding MFS transporter → MATTTPDGGVRGPAGHPAHAKHGGGGHRAPHGHAPDSSAPMTHRQIMEALSGLLLGMFVAILSSTIVSNALPEIISDLHGGQSAYTWVVTATLLAMTAATPLWGKLSDLFSKKLLVQIALVIYVAGSVVAGLSQNPGMLIACRVVQGIGVGGLSALAQVVMAAMISPRERGRYSGYLGATFAVATVGGPLLGGVITDTSWLGWRWCFYVGVPFAVIALIVLQKTLKLPVVKRDVKVDWSGAFFISAAVSLLLLWVTFAGDKYDWVSWQSYAMVGGSIVLGLIFVLIESKASEPIIPLRLFRNKTITLASLASLFVGIAMFSGTVFFSQYFQLARGKSPTMSGVMTIPMIGGLFISSTVSGQVITKTGRWKAWLVSGGVLVTAGLGLLGTIRYDTPYWHMGIYMALMGLGIGMMMQNLVLATQNQVAPQDLGAASAVVTFFRSLGGAVGVSALGAVLANRVTHYVKDGLAELGPKGAALGHAGTGGGAIPDVKTLPEPLRTIMESAYGHGVADVFLYAAPAALLALLLTLFIKEVALKTSAGSQQAASDAPAPQAASADAVPATAVTDQVADLEPALVGAPAPEVHAPDSSGVLAATAPQRLAAFASAGGGGDHQPRQGVHGFVRNADGGPVARAAVTLISLAGRQLGRSVAHPDGSYALDAPGSGSYVLIAAADGHQPQASTIVVGEEPLGFDIVLSATSGLVGTVRGAADGRPVDSAMVVVTDVRGEVLATGKTGEQGDFSFEELVSGTFTVAVNAPGYRPAALPVEVGAQGLTRVEIALQAGARVQGTVRAGADRRPLPDARVTLVDAAGNVVATATTGEDGAYAFTDLDAGDYTVIASGYPPVAGALTVSGPGVDGHDVELAHPGE, encoded by the coding sequence ATGGCAACGACCACACCGGACGGCGGTGTGCGGGGACCCGCGGGGCACCCCGCCCACGCCAAGCACGGCGGAGGAGGCCACCGGGCCCCACACGGCCACGCTCCGGACTCCTCGGCACCGATGACCCACCGGCAGATCATGGAGGCGCTCTCCGGTCTGCTGCTGGGGATGTTCGTCGCGATCCTGTCGTCGACCATCGTCTCCAACGCGCTGCCCGAGATCATCTCCGATCTCCACGGCGGCCAGTCCGCGTACACCTGGGTCGTCACCGCCACCCTGCTGGCCATGACCGCCGCCACCCCGCTGTGGGGCAAGCTCTCCGATCTGTTCAGCAAGAAGCTGCTGGTCCAGATCGCTCTTGTGATCTATGTGGCGGGCTCGGTGGTGGCCGGTCTGTCGCAGAACCCCGGCATGCTGATCGCCTGCCGTGTGGTGCAGGGCATCGGCGTCGGCGGGCTCTCCGCCCTCGCCCAGGTCGTCATGGCGGCGATGATCTCCCCGCGTGAGCGCGGCCGTTACAGCGGCTACCTCGGCGCGACCTTCGCCGTCGCGACCGTCGGCGGTCCGCTGCTGGGCGGCGTGATCACCGACACCTCCTGGCTGGGCTGGCGCTGGTGCTTCTACGTCGGCGTCCCGTTCGCCGTCATCGCGCTGATCGTCCTCCAGAAGACCCTGAAGCTCCCGGTGGTGAAGCGGGACGTCAAGGTCGACTGGAGCGGCGCCTTCTTCATCAGCGCCGCGGTCTCGCTGCTGCTGCTCTGGGTCACCTTCGCGGGTGACAAGTACGACTGGGTCTCCTGGCAGAGCTACGCGATGGTCGGCGGATCGATCGTTCTCGGTCTGATCTTCGTCCTGATCGAGTCCAAGGCGAGCGAGCCGATCATCCCGCTGCGGCTGTTCCGCAACAAGACGATCACCCTCGCCTCGCTGGCGTCGCTCTTCGTCGGTATCGCGATGTTCTCCGGAACCGTCTTCTTCAGCCAGTACTTCCAGCTGGCGCGCGGTAAGTCGCCCACCATGTCGGGCGTCATGACCATCCCGATGATCGGCGGTCTGTTCATCTCCTCGACCGTTTCCGGTCAGGTCATCACCAAGACCGGTCGCTGGAAGGCGTGGCTGGTCAGCGGTGGTGTGCTGGTGACGGCGGGCCTCGGGCTGCTGGGCACCATCCGGTACGACACCCCGTACTGGCACATGGGGATCTACATGGCCCTCATGGGCCTCGGCATCGGCATGATGATGCAGAACCTGGTGCTGGCCACCCAGAACCAGGTGGCCCCGCAGGACCTCGGCGCGGCCAGCGCCGTCGTCACCTTCTTCCGCTCCCTGGGCGGTGCGGTGGGCGTCTCGGCACTCGGTGCGGTGCTCGCCAACCGCGTCACCCACTACGTCAAGGACGGCCTGGCCGAGCTGGGCCCCAAGGGCGCCGCACTCGGCCACGCGGGCACCGGCGGCGGTGCCATCCCCGATGTGAAGACGCTGCCCGAGCCGCTGCGCACGATCATGGAGAGCGCCTACGGCCACGGTGTCGCGGACGTCTTCCTGTACGCCGCCCCGGCCGCGCTGCTCGCCCTGCTGCTGACCCTGTTCATCAAGGAGGTCGCCCTGAAGACCAGCGCCGGATCCCAGCAGGCCGCCTCGGACGCCCCGGCTCCCCAGGCCGCGTCGGCCGACGCGGTGCCGGCCACGGCCGTCACCGACCAGGTCGCCGACCTCGAGCCCGCGCTCGTGGGCGCCCCGGCCCCCGAGGTGCACGCGCCGGACTCGAGCGGTGTCCTCGCGGCCACCGCCCCGCAGCGCCTGGCGGCCTTCGCCTCCGCCGGGGGCGGCGGCGACCACCAGCCCCGGCAGGGCGTGCACGGCTTCGTGCGGAACGCGGACGGCGGCCCCGTCGCCCGCGCCGCGGTGACGCTGATCTCGCTCGCCGGGCGGCAGCTGGGCCGTTCGGTGGCGCACCCCGACGGCTCCTACGCCCTGGACGCGCCGGGCTCCGGTTCGTACGTCCTGATCGCGGCGGCCGACGGCCACCAGCCGCAGGCGTCCACGATCGTGGTCGGGGAGGAGCCGCTCGGCTTCGACATCGTCCTGTCGGCCACCAGCGGTCTGGTGGGCACCGTGCGCGGTGCCGCCGACGGCCGGCCGGTCGACTCGGCGATGGTCGTGGTCACCGATGTCCGCGGAGAGGTGCTGGCCACCGGGAAGACCGGTGAGCAGGGCGACTTCAGCTTCGAGGAGCTGGTCTCCGGGACCTTCACGGTCGCGGTGAACGCGCCCGGCTACCGGCCGGCGGCGCTGCCCGTCGAGGTGGGCGCCCAGGGGCTGACCCGGGTGGAGATAGCCCTTCAGGCCGGCGCCCGGGTGCAGGGCACCGTCCGGGCCGGGGCCGACCGGCGGCCCCTGCCGGACGCGCGGGTCACCCTCGTGGACGCGGCCGGGAACGTGGTCGCCACCGCCACCACCGGTGAGGACGGCGCCTACGCCTTCACCGACCTGGACGCGGGCGACTACACGGTCATCGCGAGCGGCTACCCGCCGGTCGCGGGGGCGCTGACGGTCTCCGGACCCGGCGTCGACGGCCACGACGTCGAGCTCGCTCACCCGGGCGAGTGA
- a CDS encoding ArnT family glycosyltransferase: MTTYDYGTRDAGPPSPTPPAGPDAGQAARPQAPGGSRLARAWRGRPEDPRWARPALWALLAVTTVLYLWSLGASGYANQFYSAAVQAGSQSWKAFFFGSSDAANAITVDKPPAALWPMALSVRIFGLSSWAILVPEALMGVATVGVLYAAVRRRFSAAAGLIAGAALAVTPVAALMFRFNNPDALLCLLMVSAIYCVLRALEDARTKWLVIAGVCFGFGFLTKTLQAWLILPPLAVVYAVCAPAKLGRRIGQLLLAGLAMVVSGGWWVAIVELWPESSRPYIGGSQHNSFLELTFGYNGLGRINGNETGSVGGGGRGGGPGGGGGGMWGETGIGRLFNSDMGGQIAWLLPAAFILLAAGIWLTWRAKRTDTRRAAFLVWGGALLMTFATFSFMSGIFHQYYNIALAPYIAAVVGMGSALLWERRSEGGRAGAAASAVLAVTVAATAAMSYVLLERSPDWYPWLRWAVLIAGLVAAVGLLLTVRLGRKAALVAAGLGLAAGLAGPVAYTLNTVDTPKSGSIITAGPAVSGGMGGPGGGPGGGRMGGPPGMQDGRQGAGQQGQGTGTGAGQGTGTGQQGGQGQGNQQGMPGGQNGFPGGQNGFPGGGFPGGGQSQQNGQGNGQGQGQNGRQGMMPGGGTGEGGGPGGGMGGLLNGQRVDAEVKAKLEKNADDYTWMAAAIGSQNAASYQLATEKPVMAIGGFNGSDPSPTLAQFKEYVKQGKIHYFISSGTGMGGGPGGGQGTSSQITSWIEATYKKVTVGSTTLYDLTQKKSAE, translated from the coding sequence ATGACGACCTACGACTACGGCACCCGGGACGCCGGACCCCCGTCCCCGACGCCCCCCGCGGGTCCGGACGCGGGCCAGGCGGCGCGGCCGCAGGCCCCCGGCGGCTCGCGTCTGGCGCGGGCCTGGCGGGGACGGCCGGAGGACCCGCGCTGGGCGCGGCCCGCCCTGTGGGCCCTGCTGGCCGTGACCACCGTGCTCTACCTGTGGAGCCTGGGCGCCTCCGGCTACGCCAACCAGTTCTACTCGGCGGCCGTGCAGGCGGGCAGCCAGAGCTGGAAGGCGTTCTTCTTCGGCTCCTCCGACGCCGCGAACGCCATCACCGTCGACAAGCCCCCGGCCGCGCTGTGGCCGATGGCCCTGTCGGTGCGGATCTTCGGCCTCTCCTCCTGGGCGATCCTCGTCCCCGAGGCGCTGATGGGCGTCGCGACCGTCGGAGTGCTGTACGCGGCCGTCCGCCGCAGGTTCAGCGCGGCCGCCGGGCTTATCGCGGGCGCGGCGCTCGCGGTCACCCCGGTCGCGGCGCTGATGTTCCGCTTCAACAACCCCGACGCGCTGCTGTGCCTGCTGATGGTCTCGGCCATCTACTGCGTGCTGCGCGCGCTGGAGGACGCCCGCACCAAGTGGCTGGTGATCGCGGGGGTCTGCTTCGGCTTCGGCTTCCTCACCAAGACGCTCCAGGCGTGGCTGATCCTGCCGCCGCTCGCCGTGGTGTACGCGGTGTGCGCCCCGGCGAAGCTCGGCCGGCGGATCGGGCAGCTGCTGCTCGCGGGGCTCGCGATGGTGGTCTCCGGCGGCTGGTGGGTCGCGATCGTCGAGCTGTGGCCGGAGTCCTCGCGCCCGTACATCGGCGGTTCGCAGCACAACAGCTTCCTGGAGCTGACCTTCGGCTACAACGGTCTGGGCCGGATCAACGGCAATGAGACCGGCAGCGTCGGGGGCGGCGGCCGCGGCGGCGGCCCCGGTGGCGGCGGTGGCGGCATGTGGGGCGAGACCGGGATCGGCCGGCTCTTCAACTCCGACATGGGCGGTCAGATCGCCTGGCTGCTGCCCGCGGCGTTCATCCTGCTGGCGGCCGGGATCTGGCTGACCTGGCGGGCCAAGCGCACCGACACCCGGCGCGCGGCCTTCCTGGTGTGGGGCGGGGCGCTGCTGATGACGTTCGCCACCTTCAGCTTCATGTCCGGGATCTTCCACCAGTACTACAACATCGCCCTGGCGCCCTACATCGCGGCGGTCGTGGGCATGGGCTCGGCGCTGCTGTGGGAGCGGCGGAGCGAGGGCGGCCGGGCGGGGGCGGCGGCCTCCGCGGTGCTGGCCGTCACGGTCGCGGCCACCGCCGCCATGTCGTACGTGCTGCTGGAGCGGTCGCCGGACTGGTACCCCTGGCTGCGCTGGGCGGTGCTGATCGCCGGGCTGGTGGCGGCGGTCGGGCTGCTGCTGACGGTGCGCCTCGGCCGTAAGGCGGCGCTGGTCGCGGCGGGCCTCGGGCTCGCGGCGGGGCTGGCCGGACCGGTCGCGTACACCCTCAACACGGTCGACACCCCGAAGAGCGGCTCGATCATTACCGCCGGTCCGGCGGTGTCGGGTGGCATGGGCGGTCCCGGTGGCGGTCCCGGCGGCGGCCGGATGGGTGGTCCGCCGGGGATGCAGGACGGTCGCCAGGGGGCGGGCCAGCAGGGTCAGGGCACGGGCACGGGTGCGGGCCAGGGCACGGGCACGGGCCAGCAGGGTGGCCAGGGCCAGGGCAATCAGCAGGGCATGCCGGGTGGTCAGAACGGTTTCCCGGGCGGCCAGAACGGCTTCCCCGGCGGTGGTTTCCCGGGCGGCGGCCAGTCCCAGCAGAACGGCCAGGGCAATGGCCAGGGGCAGGGGCAGAACGGCCGGCAGGGCATGATGCCCGGCGGCGGCACGGGCGAAGGCGGCGGTCCCGGCGGCGGCATGGGCGGACTGCTCAACGGCCAGCGGGTCGACGCCGAGGTCAAGGCGAAGCTGGAAAAGAACGCCGACGACTACACCTGGATGGCCGCGGCGATCGGGTCCCAGAACGCCGCGAGCTATCAGCTCGCCACCGAGAAGCCGGTGATGGCCATCGGCGGCTTCAACGGCAGCGACCCGTCCCCGACCCTCGCCCAGTTCAAGGAGTATGTGAAGCAGGGCAAGATCCACTACTTCATCTCCTCGGGCACCGGTATGGGCGGCGGACCGGGTGGCGGTCAGGGGACCTCGTCCCAGATCACCTCCTGGATCGAGGCCACCTACAAGAAGGTCACCGTGGGCAGCACCACGCTCTATGACCTGACACAGAAGAAGTCAGCTGAATGA